GTGCTCGCCCAGCTGCACGACGGCTTCAAAGGGACCTACCCGCTCGCCGCGTGGTCAGACGGAGTACCCACCCGGATTCCGGACTACGCCGATGACGACCCGGAGACCCGCGAGTACGTGCTGAGCTGCGAATGCGGTGCGGCACAGCGTCTGCGCATTCGCCACCCTAACGAGACGACCTACGCGCTTCGGGCGTTTCTCGTGAGGCACGACGGACACGACGTCTTCATTGAAGATCCGGAGAGCGGCGAGCGTCTCGCACTCATGCGCGGCGACAGCCTCATCGCACGTACTGCGGGCCGTGCTGCTGGTGACAGCGCCACGGGCTCGAGCGGGCGTACGGAGTTCATGAAGGTCGATCTCCCCAACAGGTACGCTCCCGCCGCCAGTCTCTTCTTCGAAGGAGGCTTCACCGGGCTTGATCGCTTCGGCCGATGGCTCACAGATATCCGAGAGCTTGATCTTTCGGCGGCCGCGCAGGGGCAGCTCCGTGCAGCGTCGTTCGGTTCGACAGCCGAGGTCCTCTCGCAGATCGGACGCATGTGGGCGGACTCCGGTGCGGTCGATCCGTCGGATCGCTACTGGGTGTTCTTCGATTCGAGTTCGCTCGACGAGGACGAGATCGAACGCGCCGAACTGCTCGCGCTGCTCGACAGGCTCGGCCTGAAACCGGCTGAGCGCCCCGCTGAAGCAGCCGACGGCGAGGTGTGGGTGCCCAGGGAGACCCGCCTCGACGCCGAGCTCGACAGATGGTTCTGAGCGGCGGCGATCCTGCGGCGAATACGGGTGCCGACGCGAAGAGAAGTCCCGCGAGAGTCTCGCGGGACTTCTTCGTTCGAGGGCTCAGCCCGCCAACGCCGCGCAGTCGCCCGTGGCGTTCCTGCCGATCATGTTGCCGTACCCGAACACTCCGGGAACGAGCCCCGAGCAGGTGAGATTGCGTCCGATCTCGTTCCGCACCACGAACACGTCGTTCAGCCCGGTCCCGGCCTCGTCGTCGAGACCGGTCATCTCGATGTCGGACAGCGTCACGTTCCCGCCGATGCGGTTCCACATCACGCCGATCCACTCCTCGGTGATCCCGTGGACGGTCAGGTTGCGATCGATCGAGTTGTTCTTGATCGACCACGGGATGTCCGACCCGCCGCCGGTGACGGTGACGTTGCCGCCCACGGCCACACCGTTGAGGAACACACCGATCGCCCCGTTCACTGTGATGTTCCCTGACACCGAGATGTCGGAACTGCCTTCGGGGTCGCTGGCGCACGGGTGGCCGGAGTTGCCCGGAACGGCCGGCTGACAGCCGAGCCCGAGCATGGAGCCGGTCGCACTGATGACGTTCCTGTCGACGGTGATGACGGCCGGGGCGCTCTGCGCATCGAAGATCGCCCCCTCGAGGACCATGAGCGAGCGCATGACGTGGATGTCCGCGCCGGCCTCCACACCGCACATTCCGGCGATGGTGAGAGTGGAGTACGTGCCGGACGGCACCGTTCCCTCCGTACATGTGTGATTCGCGGCCGCGGGTGTCGCGGCCATCGCCGGTGATGCTCCCCAGAGCAGTGCGCCCGCGAGTAGAACCGCGCCCAGTGGGCGCCATCCAGATCTCATCTCCGAACCTCTCCGTTCTTGCGGCCCAGGTGACCGCGGCGAGAGACCATCCCCTCCTGTGGTCGGGCATCGTCGTCGACGCCGTGCCACACGGTATGCCACGGCACCGGCGGCGCGCATCGGGGGTGAACCCCCTTCTCAGAGGAACGTCGACAGGGCGTAGAGCGCGAACAGCAGCAGATGCGCAGCGCCCAGCAGCGGGTAGGTCCGCCGTGCGGAGAACGTCGCCAGCGTCAGCAGCAGGGTCAGACCCAGCAGCACGAGGTTCGATGCGCTCTCCGCGAGCACGACGGACTGCCCGGTGATCAGACCGATGGTCAGCACCGCCGGGATGGTGAGACCGGCCGTCGACACGAGGGCACCGTGGCACAGGTTGCTGACCCGCTGCATCTCACCCGCGTGGGCTGCGCGAACCGTGGTGATCGTCTCGGGAAGGAACACGATCATCGCGATGAGCAGACCCGACAGCGCGACCGGCGCGCCCAGACGCTCGAGCCCCTCATCGAGCAGCATGGCCATATCGTGCGAGAGCAGCACGATGGGAAGGGCGAGCGCGAGCAGCACAAGCGTGCGGCCGATGATCTCCGGCCGATGCTCGGCCACGATCCGGCCGATCGGCAGCCGGCGCGCCGCGTCACCGGCATCCGCCCTGGTGTCCACCTCC
The window above is part of the Microbacterium sp. nov. GSS16 genome. Proteins encoded here:
- a CDS encoding DUF6357 family protein, whose protein sequence is MTDDMSNPNSARRVRFTTESGAEQVVDQRGQDSANAFWDFVAAQEKRGDRVFTFEDVVDGSGLRFDHDRGLIVRFKRFLEDDGYTQSHVSEQFTFVEDAERSRALVLAQLHDGFKGTYPLAAWSDGVPTRIPDYADDDPETREYVLSCECGAAQRLRIRHPNETTYALRAFLVRHDGHDVFIEDPESGERLALMRGDSLIARTAGRAAGDSATGSSGRTEFMKVDLPNRYAPAASLFFEGGFTGLDRFGRWLTDIRELDLSAAAQGQLRAASFGSTAEVLSQIGRMWADSGAVDPSDRYWVFFDSSSLDEDEIERAELLALLDRLGLKPAERPAEAADGEVWVPRETRLDAELDRWF